The Symphalangus syndactylus isolate Jambi chromosome 1, NHGRI_mSymSyn1-v2.1_pri, whole genome shotgun sequence DNA segment GGGTCCTTGCTATATGACGGGTGGGACCTGCATGCTCTGGGAAAGATTTCTGCCGTCCTCTGGGGTGGGGTTGCTTGTGGGGGCCACAGCAGGCAGGGTTGGCCTCTCAACAGACGGCCTGCAGGTCTCCTGGCCTCAGTTAAGCCAGGGCCCCAGGGGTCTGACACTGAGTTTTTCAAcgtctgttctttttctttctctctgccttgcCCCACTTCTGTCCCTCCACCCTGGGAGCACCATCGCCGCTGGGGTTTCTCTCTCGTTTGCTCCgctttcctgctgctgctgctcctgtctCAAGTGTATCAAGGCCTTCTTCTCAtgacttttctttctgtctttcagaTAGTTTCAAACAAAAGCATACCTCGAAAGCGCCCCAGAGAGGTAGCTCTCTCAACTTTTCAGACTTGtggttttcctttccctttttccctctTCCCTTGTTCCTCCTGCCTTTCTCATTTCCTGGGATGCTAGCTTTAAAATCTCTGGAATGGCATGGGGGTAGGAGCAGTGGAACTTCTGATGTGCTCTACTCCTCAAAGTCCTGGAGGCTGCCTTTACCACTGCTTGTCTCCCACAAACCTGCTCCTAGAGCTGCTCGGCCCAGTGCATGGGGTGGCTTCAGAAGCATTATCAGGAGCCCATTACAATCAGACCCTTCCGCTCCCTCCGCAGACCAGGCACCTGGTGGTCAGCTCATGttccccaccaccccaccacctcctcctgccATCCTGTCTCCCCACTCCTTTCCTCCTGGCCCCCTTGCCCTTCTTAGTATTACTTCTCAAGATGAAAAAATGCCTTGTGGGGATCTGCTTTCCTTGCTGATTGGCAGACCTGGACAGGGCAGTTATGTGGGAGTGTGCTTGAATTTCTTTGGGGACCAACTGCCCAACTGGCGTCATTGATAGGATATCCCCAAGAAACCCATCCCCTGCTTGTTTACCCACATTCAGAGGAGATGGGCTCCATGGTCTGTGTGGGGTAGCATGAGCCTCCCACATTTACTGAGGGGTAAAAAAGTTTGGAGTCTTATCCACTTCTCCCCCTTCCTGCCACACCAAAGATATAGGAATATCCTTCCCTTTCCTGACCTGGAGCGTCCCAGACTGTTAGTATATCCCAGAGCAACTAACTGGTGATGGGGCGAGGGCTAAGCCCCCCAAAAGTCAACATGGAAGAGCAGTGGTGGCCATGGGGTTGGAGTTCAGGAGGGAAAAGAGCCCCAGAAGCTAGAGAGCCCCAGGGCCTGATGCTCCTGGCTGAGGGGAAGGGGCCATCACTCAAGGCCTGTCCCAGAGTGGAGCTGCTGGGGGAAAGGATGGTTGCCCTCTACCTCAGGTGGAGCCCCCACAGCTTGCAGGGGTGGGGACATGGCACTCTTGTATCTTAACACCTTTCTCTGCAATCTTCTCCCCACTCAGTTTGTGGAAAACGTTACAAGAACCGACCAGGCCTCAGTTACCACTATGCCCACTCCCACTTGGCTGAGGAGGAGGGCGAGGACAAGGAAGACTCCCAACCACCCACTCCTGTTTCCCAGAGGTCTGAGGAGCAGAAATGTAAGCTGAGGTGTCAGAAGTGGTGGGCAAGCAGAAGTTGGCCTGGTTATGAAAACCACTCCTTGCATGGGTGTTGAGTGGCTCAGGGACCCCCATGGGTGTCATCAAAACTCTTTCTCTCTGTAGCCAAAAAGGGTCCTGATGGATTGGCCTTGCCCAACAACTACTGTGACTTCTGCCTGGGGGACTCAAAGATTAACAAGAAGACGGGACAACCCGAGGAGCTGGTTTCCTGTTCTGACTGTGGCCGCTCAGGTACTGCCTCCCATGAAGGCTGCTGCTGTGCCCAGTCCCCAAGGGGCTCTTGGCTTGCTGGCCTCTAGGGCTGTCATAACCAGCCCACCTCGCTTTTCCTAACCAAGAGAAGATATAGCCACAGGCAGGAGCTCCTCTCTTCCCCCTGCATTTCCGACTGTCTGTCTCATTCACTTCCCCCACTACAGGGCATCCATCTTGCCTCCAGTTTACCCCCGTGATGATGGCGGCAGTGAAGACATACCGCTGGCAGTGCATCGAGTGCAAATGTTGCAACATCTGCGGCACCTCCGAGAATGACGTGTGTATCCCTGCCCCCTCCTCAGCATGGCTCCTGGGCTTTTACTGCTGTTTGCACAGTTCCCTCTAAAGtgagctttcttttaaaaagggagCAGGATCCCTCCCACATGCCACACGCCCCTCCCTAGCATCTCAGTCAGAACTCTGATTTGTTGCCAGGTATATGTTGAGTGCTGATTTTATGTCAGACACTGTTCTGGGCACCAAAGATACTAACGACAAACAAGGTCCCTGCCTCGTAAGATTTACATTCTTACAGGAACAACAATAAGCAAGGATGTAAGTGAGATTTGTATAATGtgccatgaaaagaatgaaaccagTACTGTGGCAGAGAATAATTGCATAAGTGATTTATTCTGATGGTCAGGTATGGCTCTTCTGGGAGGGTGATGCTGGTGTTGAAATTTTGGTGATACCAAGGAGCCAGTCAAGAAGATTTGGAGGTAGAGCAATCCCAGGAAAGGAGCAGCCAGCACCAAGGCCTTATGGTGGACAAGCCAGATGACAGGGCATGGGAGAGTATGGCAGGGGATGAGATGAGAGGGGCAAGCACTGCCAGATCTGTGGGGCCTTGGGTTTTATTCTAGGTACAACAGGACACTGTCGAAGGGTTTTAATCAGGGAAGTGACGtggttatttatgtatttatttatttactttttttttttttttttttttttgagacggagtcttgctgtgtcgcccaggctggagtacagtggcacaatctcggcccactgcaacctctgcctcctgggttcaagcgattctcctgcctcagcctcccaagtagctgggattacagacacgtgccaccacacctggctaattttgtatttttagtagagatgggatttctccatgttggccaggctggtatcgaactcctgacctccggtgatccacctgcctcagcctcccaaagtgctgggattataggcatgagccaccacacccagctatttatttattctttatgtatttatttatttatttattttgagacagagtctctctgtcacccaggctagagtgcagtgatgcgatcttagctcactacaacctctcccttcaggctcaagcagtccaatcctcccacctcagcctcccaggtagctgggaccacagatgcacaccaccatgcctggctatttttttatatttttggtagagacagggtcttgccatattgctgagctggtctcaaactcctgagctcaagcagtcctcccaccttggcctctcaaagtgctgggattacaggcatgaacccaccatgtctggccttgtcttttattttatatttatttatttattttaagatggagttttactcttgtcacccaggctggagtacaatggcgcaatctcggctcactgcaacctctgcctcccaggttcaagcaattctcctgtctcagcctcccaggtagctgggattacaggcgcccaccactatgcctggctaatttttagtagagatggggtttcaccatgttggccaagctggttttgaactcctgacctcaggtgatccacctgcctcagcctcccaaaatgctggtattacaggtgtgagccaccgcgcttggcctttgtcttgtattttaaaaagatgactttggctgctgtgtggaggGTAGACTAGGGACAAggatggaggctcatgcctgtaatcctaacacttgaaaggttgaggcaggaggatcatttgagcccaagaattcaagaccagcctgagcaacatagggagaccctgtctccacaaaaaaaattaaaacttagccaggtgtggtggcacacatgttagtcccagctacttggcagggcgaggagggaggatcacttgaacccaggagtttgaggccgcagtgagccatgatcacaccaccgcactctagcctgggcaacaaagcgagaccttgtctcaaaaagaaatagtcACTGGGCACGgcgtctcacacctgtaatccaagcactttgggaggctgaggtgggaagattgcttgagcctgggaattcaggaccagcctgggcaacataaggagatcttgtctctccaaaaaaattcaaaaattagctgggtgtggtggtgtttgcctatggtcccagctacttgagaggctgacgtaggaggatcacttgggcccaggaggtcaaggctgcagtgagctgtgattgcaccactgcactccagcctgagtgacagcaataccctgtctcaaaaaaatatacgATAGAGCTTGggcttcagggaaaaaaaaaaaaaaaagtggaggcgATTTGATCAGTTAGGAGCTCTGAAAGGACCCAAGTGAGAGATGACAGTGACTGGATCTGCGGTGGAGAGGGACAGCATGGTTTGCTACATAAGATTCTTACATCTGTTCTTACCTGCTACCTACCCCTCTTGGAAATAGCAGTGTCCTGTAGTGGCCTGAGGCACATCAGTTATTCAATCCCCATCCTCTTCCCTCTTGCCTACTTCAGGACCAGCTGCTCTTCTGTGATGACTGCGATCGTGGCTACCACATGTACTGTCTCACCCCGTCCATGTCTGAGCCCCCTGAAGGTAAGTTGCCCAGATCTTTTACTCAGaacaattattttattagttACTTGGAAAATACTGAGTTCTATGTTCTTTATGTTATCACTTACATATTCTTCCAAATTAGGGAGTAAAGCACCTTGCCTTGGCTCAGTTTAGAATGCCTTCCTAACATTTCAACTTAAAGGGTTTAGTGTTTGCACATTATCAGCTACATTTACAACAGAAAATCAACAGCCCAGAAGAAAGCAGATGCTGAGCCGAGATCAGTCACCCAGaaggaatgatttattttcttccaaccAGTCCAGGAAACTCAAGTGGTAGATGATCTGATGTGAAGCTTCTACAGTCAGCTCTTGAAATTTGATAGATTTGAGCATTTATTTCCTATCCCTTCCCCTTCTGAATTGGGAAGGGACTTGACTTTGGAGCCTGAATGGGTCAGTCTGCTTCTCCCATAACTTACTGTAATAATGGTCCAAGTTTATGAAACCAGTGGTGGCACTAAGAATTGGTTGCATCTCCACAAGTCCCCTTCCAGCTGGATTTGTGTACATAAACACCTCCTGTACAGAAATTCAGtagcagctgggtgcggtggctcaagcctgtaatcccagcactttgggaggccgaggcgggcggatcacgaagtcaggagatcgagaccatcctggctaacacggtgaaaccctatctctcctaaaaatacaaaaaaaaatagccaggcgtggtggcgggcgcctgtagtcccagctactcaggaggctgaggcaggagaatggcgtgaacctgggaggcggagcttgcagtgaaccgagatcgcgccactgcactccagcctgggcgacagagcgagactccatctcagaaaaaaaaaaaagacaagccaaCAGAAATTCAGTAGCTTACTCAGAACACAAATGCCCAGGAGCTGTTACTGTGCACAAAGGATGTGGGCCAGCATTACAGGCAAGAGAAAGTGTGTAATTGTGTGATGTAAGCTGACTTGTAACATATTGGTCAAACTGCTGTCACCCCTCTAGAGAATGAGGCCACTGACAACGTCTAAGAGTCCTTTAGCAGCTGTAGGGGAGTACTCAGCTTCTGTCAGGCCCAGTTTATGAATCTGCTTTGGGGAGAAGTTGcatgtttatgttttgttttgtttttttaaaccatcaaaCAGACGATCTATATTACAGAATGGCTTTCCTATTAAAGTTCTGTGGGACATTGAGGTAGTGGAGAGCTGCCGGCCCGAGTGTCCTCACTGTAGTGTTAAGGCAGCTGAGGGGCAACCCCTGGAAGTATCAGATGTTCTAGGTTGTAGGTGAGGGTCAGCAAGCTACAAGCTAAAACCTATGGACCACATCTAGCCACAGCCAGCTTAAATAGCTTGcaagctatttcttttcttttctttttctttttctttttttttgagacagtgtcttgttctgttacccatgTTGgactggagtggcatgatctcagctcactgcaacctccgctcccccGGGCTGAGGTAATCTGgtaatcctccacctcagcctcctgagtacctgggactagcagcacgccaccacacccggctaatttttgtatttttagtagagacggggttttgccgtggtgcccaggctggtctcgaactcccgggctcaagtgatccatccacctcagcctcccaaagtgctgggattacaggtgtgaaccactgcatctaGCCTGAAGAAAATccccttaaaaatgtaaaaactggctgggcactgtggctctcatctgtaatcccagcacttggggatctcttgagcccaggacttcaagaccgtCCTGGGCagcgtggcaaaaccccgtctctactaaaaatacagaaatagctgggcgtggtgctgtgcgcttgtaatctcagctactagagaggctgaggcaagagaattgtttgaacctgggaggcagaggttggagtaagctgagatcacactactgcactccagcctgagcaacagagcagaaactcttgtctcgaaaaaaaaaagaaataaagggagtttaaaaaaaaaaaaaggccgggtgcggtggctgaagcctgtaatcccagcactttgggaggccgaggtgggcggatcacgaggtcaggagatcgagaccatcctggctaacacggtgaaaccccgtctctactaaaaatacaaaaaaaaaattagccgggcatgttggcgggcacctgtagtcccagctactcgggaggctgaggcaggagaatggcgtgaacccgggaggcggagcttgcactgagccgagatcgcgccactgcactccagcctgggggacagagaaagactccgtctcaaaaaaaaagaaagatgtgcaTGACACTGTATGTGGCTCACACACCCTAAAATATTTAACACTCTGGCTtttctggctctttacagaaaagtttgccaaccttATTGACCTTTGGGTTAGAAAGGACTTAACATTTTTGAGTCACATGTTTCTGAAGAGCTGATAAAAGCTGTGGATCCTTTCCCCTAGAATAATGTCCAAATGTGCATATGTATAATTTTGCTTATCATTTCAAGGCATTAAGGAGtaattttattcaaaaaaattagaagaattcaGCCATAGTCAATATTAATAAACAAGGAATGACCCAATTGTTTTTCGTATAAGGgacaattattttgtgttttttagtgaAACTACACAAGTCTTAACACTGAGGTGCTTGACAAACTTCTGTCTTCCCAGGCTCTCTTCCTACTCCCAGAACTTCTGATTTAATAGGGCCAAGAGGGCCTGGGCATCGGTATTCTGAAGTCCTGTGGATGATGATTTCTTTCATCTCCATAGAGGATGATATTTCACAATATTTGAAGACTTAGAGGTTTATCCCGGCTCAGGAAACCATGGAACCTTCCTGCTGCAGAGCATCCCTCGTCCTACCTGTAGCTGATCCTGctatagagatggggtatcaAGAGCAGAGGAATTGCAAGCAGGTGGGGATTGTGTGGGACCCATCCTGACCCCATTTTGCTTCTCTGCAGGAAGTTGGAGCTGCCACCTGTGTCTGGACCTGTTGAAAGAGAAAGCCTCCATCTACCAGAACCAGAACTCCTCTTGATGTGGCCACCCCCCTGCTCCCCGACATATCTAAGGCTGTTTCTCTCCTCCACTTCATATTTCATACccatctttcccttcttcctcctctccttcacAAGTCCAGAGAACCTTGGGGTGGTTGTGCCAGCCTGCCTTTGGCAGCTGCAAGCTGAGGTGGCAGCTCTGACCACCTCTGGCCCCAGGCCCTCAGGGAGAAAGGAGCAACACACTGCCTCTAGGCGTATGTGTGGCTCAGTTTCTCTCTGCTCTCCATTAAGTGCATTCACTCTGCTTGCCTTGGGCCCAGGCCCTGGTGATCACAGGGTTCAAACAGTGTCCTCCTAGAAAGAGTGGGAGAGCAGCTCACTTCTCTGTGTTCTGCCTCCACTCTGGTCTCCAGAGTTTTTCTGTCCTCTAGAGGCAAGCCAGGCCAGGGAGCTGGGAGCGAGCAAGCTGGAGCTTTTCATGCCCCTGTGCCGCATAGCCTCACCTCTTTCCTCCAGAGTGGCTCTCTGCGGCCCTGTGTTCCTGCTACAGAGGGTTCTTTGCTGGAGTCAGGATGTTCTCGGTCACCTCCTGGCTCTGCTCTgtcccactccaccccaccccagggGGAACAGCAGCTTCACCTTGTTATTCCTATTGCTCTCCTGGCTCACTCTTACGGGCGGTCTCCAGTGACTGAAGCATTCCCCACCCTTGGAATTTCTCATCTTCTGCCTCCCTTCTTATTCCTTTTGGTTttgtggggagaggggaaggatcAGGGGGCCAGGCCAGCAGCTCGGGGGCCACAGGGAGATGGATAATGTGCCTGTTTTTTAACACGACAAAAAAGCCTACCTCCAAAATCCCCTTTTTGTTCTTCCTGGACCTGGGCATTCAGCCTCCTGCTCTTAACTGAATTGGGAGCCTCTGCCACCTGCCCCATGTATCCTGGCTCTCAGCTCATGGGGAAGCCACATAGACATCCCTTTCTTCCCTTGCACGCTCGCTAGCAGCTGGTAAGGTCTTCACACCCTGATTCCTCAAGTTTTCTGCTTAGTGGCACTGACATTAAGTAGTGGGGGGACAGTCCATGCCAGGACACCCTGGAGTAGTCTTCCCCCGTGGCCGCAGGCAGGCCCTAACTCACTGTCGCTTTGGTGTtgaggtgtctttttttttttctttctttagttccTGTATTCTAAAcattagtaaaaataaatgtttttacacAGAGCCCTCTGCTGGATGGTTTATCTCCTGCCTCTTTCCATTAAGAAGGCCATTTCATCCTAAGATTTCCAtgatggtggttttttttttttttaatgttttgaaatacagcttttttccctccaaattaaaattttttttgtggaacCCCAATATGTAAAGCGAATATAAAAttggttattttgttttaatttgttacaTAAATTCAAGTTTATAACAATTCTTTGTTATAAAGAACAATGAAGCTGTTTTGATCAATACAAAATTTGGGTTAAAATCAACTTTAACAATCTATTTTTGTGTTTCAGTTGGATACATAGGTGGAAGTCATGACAGGTTTATAACAGTTGACCTTGCAGTCTCAGACATTTAAAACAGGACCagaagtttatataaatataattaataagcaAACTAATGACATCACCATGGGACACACACAAAAGTTCTTGCAGGAGCAGGGTCTATGCGGCTTCACTTGCCTGCAGCGCTCCCAGGCCAGAGCAAGTGCTCTAGGATCTGAACTGCCCGCAGTGCAGCCCTGCAGCCTTTCCCAGGCACGTTGATGTGCACAAAGTTTCCCTGAAGGCAAAGTGAACATGTCGACAGCTTACGTGGCAGCGCGTATGTCTTCAGTGTGTGTTTTAGAAGTCCAActgttgtttttatgtttttaaaggaaagattTGAATCAAGCAGTTACGGGCCCCCTGAAGTATCCTTTTTTCTAGAACATTCTGAAAGTCATCCTTGCCTAGGGGAAGCCTAGGCCTGCCTGCACTGTTATGTTCAATAAATAAGGAGGGTGCTTTGGTTTGGGGATTGTGTGAGGAGCAGAGCACAGCCCGTCCTCATGCTTTTCCACTGAAGTAGGCCAGGCGGAGAGGGAGTACAGCAATGAATGCTCTTTGGCGGCTGAGTAGTCCGAGAGCCAGAAAAGAATGTGCAAAATAAGAACGCTGTAGCAGTC contains these protein-coding regions:
- the DPF2 gene encoding zinc finger protein ubi-d4 isoform X3, with the translated sequence MEQCHNYNARLCAERSVRLPFLDSQTGVAQSNCYIWMEKRHRGPGLASGQLYSYPARRWRKKRRAHPPEDPRLSFPSIKPDTDQTLKKEGLISQDGSSLEALLRTDPLEKRGAPDPRVDDDSLGEFPVTNSRARKRILEPDDFLDDLDDEDYEEDTPKRRGKGKSKGKGVGSARKKLDASILEDRDKPYACDNSFKQKHTSKAPQRVCGKRYKNRPGLSYHYAHSHLAEEEGEDKEDSQPPTPVSQRSEEQKSKKGPDGLALPNNYCDFCLGDSKINKKTGQPEELVSCSDCGRSGHPSCLQFTPVMMAAVKTYRWQCIECKCCNICGTSENDDQLLFCDDCDRGYHMYCLTPSMSEPPEGSWSCHLCLDLLKEKASIYQNQNSS